From the Hyphomicrobium sp. ghe19 genome, one window contains:
- a CDS encoding error-prone DNA polymerase: protein MGTPIVATNDVLYHHAECRPLQDVVTCIREKTTLREAGLRLEANAERYIKSPEEMAYLFRGHEAALARTLDIVDACRFSLGDLRYEYPDEPVPPGKTPQEHLVELTWKGAQSHFPEGLPEKVRDTIEKELKLIGELKFAPYFLTVHDIVAFARSKDILCQGRGSAANSVVCYCLGITAVNPIEVNLLFERFISSARLEPPDIDVDFEHERREEVIQWIYERYGRDRAGLTATVISYRSRSAVRDVGKVFGLSEDTISALAGMVWGTHGGGVPKKHVRGAGLDPADRTLAAAMKLAQELMGFPRHLSQHVGGFVLTRGPLVEVVPVGNAAMADRTFIEWDKDDIAALGLMKVDVLALGMLTCIRKAFDLIEKHHGETYTLATVPRANKPTYDMLCRADSLGVFQVESRAQMNMLPRLKPQEFYDLVIEVAIVRPGPIQGDMVHPYLRRRNELEAVVYPYPKGGDEDELKNILGKTLGVPLFQEQAMRIAMVAAKFNDKEVNDLRRAMATFRRVGTIGLLEEKMVSRMVERGYEEEFAARCFAQIKGFGEYGFPESHAASFALLVYVSSWIKCHYPAAFACALLNSQPMGFYAPAQIVRDAHEHGVEVRETDVNFSDWDSTLERTLEGGRPALRLGLRLIDGLSEADIHEVPEKDPEKKQALHRKFPTLIPPSPPTAHGTQKHGTNRRFQGIADVAKRGSVSTLEKLAAADAFRSLGLDRRQALWEVKALSNAPPLPLFSWSETQDVGKEADVKLPEMALSEHVVNDYQTLRLSLKAHPMSFLREDFRRERVLSCKELANAKNDSFVRVAGVVLVRQRPGTGNVVFMTIEDETGIANVIIWPKLLERFRKVVMTSRLIVIEGRLQRQVEKHADIIHVVSTKLIDRSDWLLRLSEWAADMDVPVANADEVLHPEPGSAHPSRKDDRRIHPRFSREPKPRHPRNVRVIPKSRDFH, encoded by the coding sequence TTGGGCACGCCGATCGTCGCGACCAATGATGTGCTTTATCATCACGCTGAATGCCGTCCGCTGCAGGATGTCGTCACCTGCATTCGCGAGAAGACGACGCTTCGTGAAGCGGGTCTTCGGCTCGAGGCCAACGCCGAGCGATACATCAAAAGCCCCGAGGAAATGGCGTATCTCTTCAGGGGCCACGAAGCGGCGCTGGCGCGGACGCTCGATATCGTGGACGCCTGCCGCTTTTCGCTCGGCGATCTCAGATACGAATATCCAGACGAGCCTGTGCCTCCAGGCAAGACCCCGCAGGAGCATCTCGTCGAGCTGACCTGGAAAGGTGCGCAAAGCCACTTTCCCGAAGGCTTGCCGGAAAAAGTTCGGGACACGATTGAGAAAGAGCTCAAGCTGATCGGCGAGCTCAAATTCGCGCCGTATTTTCTGACCGTCCACGACATCGTTGCGTTCGCGAGATCCAAGGACATTCTCTGCCAGGGGCGTGGTTCGGCTGCGAATTCGGTCGTCTGCTATTGCCTCGGCATTACGGCGGTGAACCCGATCGAGGTCAATCTGCTCTTCGAGCGTTTCATCTCGTCTGCGCGTCTGGAGCCGCCCGACATCGATGTCGATTTCGAACACGAGCGGCGCGAAGAGGTCATTCAATGGATCTATGAACGCTATGGCCGCGACCGTGCGGGGCTGACCGCAACCGTCATTTCGTATCGTTCGCGATCGGCCGTGCGCGATGTCGGCAAGGTGTTCGGCCTTTCGGAAGATACGATCTCGGCGCTTGCCGGCATGGTGTGGGGAACGCATGGGGGCGGCGTTCCAAAAAAACACGTGCGCGGCGCGGGGCTCGATCCGGCGGACCGGACGCTTGCTGCGGCGATGAAGCTTGCGCAGGAATTGATGGGATTTCCGCGGCATCTGTCGCAGCACGTCGGCGGCTTCGTGCTGACGCGCGGTCCTTTGGTCGAGGTCGTGCCGGTCGGCAATGCGGCGATGGCTGACCGCACCTTCATCGAATGGGACAAGGATGACATCGCGGCGCTGGGATTGATGAAGGTAGACGTTCTGGCGCTCGGCATGCTGACCTGCATCCGCAAGGCTTTCGATCTGATCGAGAAGCATCATGGCGAGACGTATACGCTCGCAACCGTGCCGCGTGCGAACAAGCCGACTTACGATATGCTGTGCCGTGCGGATTCCCTCGGCGTGTTCCAGGTCGAAAGCCGGGCGCAGATGAACATGCTGCCAAGGCTGAAGCCGCAGGAATTCTATGATCTCGTCATTGAGGTCGCGATCGTGCGTCCGGGGCCGATCCAAGGCGACATGGTGCATCCCTATCTCAGGCGCCGCAACGAACTCGAGGCCGTAGTCTATCCTTATCCCAAGGGTGGCGACGAGGACGAACTCAAGAATATTCTCGGCAAGACATTAGGCGTGCCGCTTTTTCAAGAGCAGGCGATGCGCATTGCGATGGTTGCCGCCAAGTTCAACGATAAGGAGGTCAACGATCTCCGGCGGGCGATGGCAACGTTTCGCCGTGTCGGCACGATCGGTCTGCTAGAAGAGAAGATGGTCTCGCGCATGGTCGAGCGCGGCTATGAAGAGGAATTTGCGGCGCGCTGTTTTGCGCAGATCAAGGGCTTCGGCGAATACGGCTTTCCCGAGAGCCATGCGGCGAGCTTCGCACTGCTCGTCTATGTGTCGTCCTGGATCAAATGTCATTATCCGGCGGCGTTTGCGTGCGCGCTTTTGAATTCGCAGCCGATGGGATTTTATGCGCCCGCGCAGATCGTGCGCGATGCTCACGAGCACGGGGTGGAGGTTCGGGAGACGGACGTCAATTTCTCCGACTGGGATTCGACATTGGAGCGGACACTCGAAGGAGGCCGTCCCGCGTTGAGGCTCGGACTGCGTCTCATCGATGGCCTCAGCGAAGCCGACATTCATGAGGTTCCGGAAAAAGATCCGGAGAAGAAGCAGGCTTTGCACCGAAAATTCCCGACGCTCATTCCGCCGTCACCTCCGACTGCGCATGGGACGCAGAAGCACGGGACGAACAGAAGATTTCAAGGCATTGCGGATGTCGCAAAGCGCGGAAGCGTCAGCACGCTCGAGAAGCTTGCGGCGGCGGATGCGTTTCGCTCGCTGGGGCTCGATCGCCGGCAGGCTCTGTGGGAAGTCAAAGCGCTCTCCAATGCGCCGCCGCTGCCACTCTTTTCCTGGAGCGAGACGCAGGACGTTGGGAAGGAGGCCGACGTCAAATTGCCCGAGATGGCGCTCTCAGAGCATGTGGTCAACGATTACCAGACGCTGCGTCTTTCGCTCAAGGCGCATCCGATGTCGTTTCTGCGCGAGGATTTTCGCCGCGAGCGCGTGCTTTCCTGCAAGGAGTTGGCCAATGCGAAAAACGACTCCTTCGTTCGGGTGGCGGGCGTCGTGCTCGTCCGGCAACGGCCGGGGACGGGGAACGTCGTGTTCATGACGATCGAGGATGAGACCGGCATTGCCAATGTCATCATCTGGCCGAAGCTGCTCGAACGTTTTCGCAAGGTCGTGATGACGTCGCGGCTCATCGTGATTGAAGGGCGTCTTCAAAGGCAGGTCGAGAAGCACGCGGATATCATTCACGTGGTGTCGACGAAGCTTATCGACAGAAGCGATTGGCTGCTGCGTCTTTCGGAATGGGCTGCGGATATGGACGTGCCGGTGGCGAATGCGGATGAGGTGCTGCACCCGGAGCCCGGCTCCGCGCATCCGAGCCGAAAAGACGACCGGCGTATTCATCCGCGTTTC